From a single Aspergillus puulaauensis MK2 DNA, chromosome 2, nearly complete sequence genomic region:
- a CDS encoding DUF3602 domain-containing protein (COG:S;~EggNog:ENOG410PRUK;~InterPro:IPR022024;~PFAM:PF12223), translating to MPAANYRLVEPHPSVPHTSRPALHTARGGAGNVINLKNTKTTDSRSATGPASLTRLDSRVPSTFTTGRGGAGNVHRSSERAIFSFDEELEREMRRAAPVYHVGRGGAGNMVHRDNDHESILSRKFSSTSQTSAKSNISTTSDRAREVARRGLEKGWEKIKGMA from the coding sequence ATGCCTGCCGCCAACTACCGCCTCGTTGAACCGCATCCATCTGTCCCCCACACTAGCCGTCCTGCTCTGCATACGGCTCGGGGAGGCGCTGGCAATGTCATCAATCTGAAGAACACAAAGACCACCGACTCGCGCTCTGCGACCGGTCCTGCGTCTCTTACTCGTCTGGACTCGCGCGTACCTTCCACCTTTACTACCGGTCGTGGCGGCGCCGGCAACGTCCACCGCAGCAGCGAACGCGCCATCTTCAGTTTCGACGAAGAGCTCGAACGTGAAATGCGCCGCGCCGCGCCCGTTTACCACGTCGGCCGTGGCGGAGCTGGCAACATGGTCCACCGTGACAACGACCACGAAAGCATACTCAGCCGCAAGTTCTCTTCAACAAGTCAGACCTCCGCCAAGAGCAATATCTCCACGACAAGTGATCGTGCGCGTGAGGTGGCTCGCCGTGGCCTCGAGAAGGGCtgggagaagatcaagggcATGGCGTAG
- the RO4 gene encoding actin-related protein ArpA (COG:Z;~EggNog:ENOG410PHDF;~InterPro:IPR020902,IPR004000,IPR043129;~PFAM:PF00022), with product MTEATLHNAPIVIDNGSGTIRAGFAGEEIPSCYFPSFVGRPKHPRVMAGGLEGDVFIGQRAQELRGLMKIRYPLEHGIVTDWDDMEKIWHYVYENELKTLPEEHPVLLTEPPLNPRKNRDIAAQIMFETFNVPALYTSIQAVLSLYASGRTTGVVLDSGDGVSHAVPVFEGFAIPNSIRRIDVAGRDVTEQLQLLLRKTGNVLHTSAEKEVVRMIKEKVCYVSLDPKREEKDWVNSYHKSESKYADYVLPDGHKIKIGQERFRAPEILFDPELIGLEYPGVHQIVQDAIIRTDLDLRKSLYLNIVLSGGSTLCKNFPDRLMREIKRLAVEDMKIRISAPAERKYTTWIGGGILAGLSTFRKMWVSADEWHEDPEIIHRKFA from the exons ATGACTGAGGCCACCCTTCACAACGCCCCTATCGTCATAGACAATGGCAGCGGCACAATCCGCGCCGGATTCGCCGGCGAGGAAATCCCCTCATGCTACTTCCCATCGTTTGTCGGTCGGCCAAAACACCCGCGGGTCATGGCCGGCGGTCTAGAAGGAGACGTCTTCATCGGACAACGTGCTCAGGAATTACGCGGTCTAATGAAAATTCGATACCCATTAGAACACGGGATTGTGACGGATTGGGACGACATGGAGAAAATCTGGCACTATGTGTACGAGAACGAGCTCAAGACGCTGCCGGAAGAGCACCCCGTCCTCCTTACCGAACCGCCGCTTAACCCGCGCAAGAACCGTGATATTGCTGCCCAGATTATGTTCGAGACCTTCAATGTTCCCGCTCTGTATACCTCCATTCAGGCTGTACTGTCGCTCTATGCTTCTGGGCGGACAACCGGTGTGGTTTTGGATTCAGGGGATGGGGTCTCCCATGCGGTTCCTGTGTTTGAGGGTTTCGCTATCCCCAATAGTATTCGGAGGATTGACGTTGCGGGGAGAGATGTGACAGAACAATTACAGCTGCTGCTTCGGAAGACCGGGAATGTGCTCCATACCAGCGCGGAAAAGGAGGTGGTACGAatgatcaaggagaaggtcTGCTATGTTTCCTTGGACCCGAAGCGGGAGGAGAAAGACTGGGTGAACAGCTATCACAAGTCGGAATCGAAGTACGCGGACTATGTTTTGCCGGATGGGCATAAGATCAAG ATCGGACAGGAACGTTTCCGTGCCCCCGAGATTCTCTTCGACCCCGAGCTCATTGGCCTCGAATACCCCGGTGTACACCAAATCGTTCAAGACGCCATCATCCGTACGGATCTCGACCTCCGGAAGTCGCTGTACCTTAACATTGTCCTGTCCGGTGGGTCAACGCTGTGCAAGAACTTTCCCGATCGATTAATGCGCGAGATCAAGCGACTAGCCGTCGAGGATATGAAGATTCGCATTTCCGCGCCTGCTGAGCGAAAGTACACGACCTGGATCGGTGGGGGTATTCTTGCTGGACTCAGCACGTTTCGAAAG ATGTGGGTTAGCGCAGACGAGTGGCACGAGGACCCTGAGATCATTCACCGGAAGTTTGCTTAA